The Haloplanus sp. CK5-1 genome contains a region encoding:
- a CDS encoding GbsR/MarR family transcriptional regulator — translation MTDADREAVREEVIESIERSVEVYGLSRSAGRVYGVLYFAIEPLSIPELVEETGYAKSTISNVTRTLTRVGLIRRRSSGGGGRRVQFEAATDLWYVVQNVFQQYVAREMATTRRTLDRALSRLDAAGVEPGTAEYDRIRRLSRTYDDVETLLELATRHSAAELIEAIEQYEDGE, via the coding sequence ATGACCGACGCCGACCGCGAGGCGGTCCGAGAGGAGGTGATCGAGTCGATAGAGCGGTCGGTCGAGGTGTACGGGTTGAGTCGGAGCGCGGGACGGGTGTACGGGGTCCTCTACTTCGCGATCGAACCCCTTTCGATTCCGGAACTGGTCGAGGAGACGGGGTACGCGAAATCGACCATCAGCAACGTGACCCGCACGCTCACGCGCGTCGGACTGATCCGTCGTCGGTCGTCCGGCGGCGGCGGGCGGCGGGTGCAGTTCGAGGCCGCGACTGATCTCTGGTACGTCGTCCAGAACGTCTTTCAGCAGTACGTCGCCCGCGAGATGGCGACGACGCGGCGCACCCTCGATCGAGCGCTGTCCCGACTGGACGCGGCGGGCGTCGAACCGGGCACGGCCGAGTACGACCGCATCCGGCGACTATCCCGAACGTACGACGACGTCGAGACGCTCCTCGAGCTGGCGACCCGACACTCGGCCGCGGAACTGATCGAGGCCATCGAGCAGTACGAGGACGGGGAGTGA